A genomic stretch from Falco biarmicus isolate bFalBia1 chromosome 17, bFalBia1.pri, whole genome shotgun sequence includes:
- the MED24 gene encoding mediator of RNA polymerase II transcription subunit 24 isoform X2: protein MKVVNLKQAILQAWKERWSDYQWAINMKRFFPRGATWDILNLAEALLEQAMIGPSPNPLILSYLKYAISSQMVSYSTVLTAISKFDDFSRDLCVQSLLEIMDMFCDRLSCHGKAEECIGLCRALMSALNWLLRCAAFYTEKVKETLEQAAAESQLKMCLERLEKMLGSTKNRALIHIAKLEETSSWSTVEQSLVKLGENLNSLSNSPLRSQADDCVSLIKSIPTMLSVHSEQLNKTGFPTVHAVVLLEGTMNLTGETQPLVEQLMMVKRMQRIPSPLFVLEIWKACFVGLIESPEGTEELKWTAFTFLKIPQVLVKLKKYPQGEKDFTEDVNCAFEFLLKLTPLLDKADQRCNCDCTSLLLQECSKQGLLSEANMTNLIAKRTADREHAPRLKSAENANIQPNPGLILRAEPTVTNILKTMDADHSKSPEGLLGVLGHMLSGKSLDLLLAAAAATGKLKSFARKFIKLNEFTKHITAESSKAASVRALLFDISFLMLCHVAQTYGSEVILSESSPPGEVPFFETWMLTCMPEEGKILNPDHPCFRPDSTKVESLVALLNNSSEMKLVQMKWHEACLSISAAILEILNAWENSVLTFESIQKITDNIKGKVCSMAVCAVAWLVAHVRMLGLDEREKSLQMIRQLATPLYSENTLQFYNERVVIMSSILEHMCADVLQQTATQIKFPSTGMDTIPYWNLLPPKKPIKEVLMSVFTKVLEKGWVDSRSIHIFDTLLHMGGVYWFCNNLVKELLKETRKEHTLRAVELLYAIFCLDMQQLTLTLLGYILPNLLTDSSKWHTLMDPPGKALAKLSVWCALSSYSSHNKGQASARQKKRHREDIEDYISLFPLDDTQPSKLMRLLSSNEEDANILSSPNRSMSSSLSASQLHTVSMRDPLNRVLANLFLLISSILGAKTAGTHTQFVQWFMEECVDCLEQGSRGSILQFMPFTMVSELVKVSTMSSPKIVLAITDLSLPLGRRVAAKAIAAL, encoded by the exons ATGAAGGTGGTGAACCTGAAGCAGGCCATCCTGCAGGCCTGGAAGGAGCGATGGAGCGATTATCAGTGGGCCATAAATATGAAGCGGTTCTTCCCCCGTGGAGCCACCTGGGACATCCTCAACCTGGCAG AGGCTCTTCTGGAGCAGGCCATGATCGGGCCGTCACCGAACCCACTCATCTTGTCCTACCTGAAATACGCTATCAGCTCCCAG ATGGTGTCTTATTCCACAGTCCTGACGGCCATCAGCAAG TTCGATGACTTCTCCCGGGACCTGTGTGTCCAGTCGCTGTTGGAGATCATGGACATGTTCTGCGATCGCCTCAG ctgccacGGCAAAGCAGAGGAGTGCATCGGCCTCTGCCGGGCACTGATGAGTGCCCTCAACTGGCTCCTGCGCTGTGCGGCCTTCTACACCGAGAAGGTGAAGGAGACACTGGAGCAGGCGGCAGCTGAGAGCCAGCTGAAGATGTGTCTGGAGCGGCTGGAGAAGATGCTCGGCAGTACCAAGAACCGCGCCCTGATCCACATCGCGAAGCTGGAGGAGACGT cttcctgGAGCACTGTGGAGCAGTCCCTCGTCAAGCTGGGGGAGAACCTGAACAGCCTCAGCAACTCCCCGCTGCGAAGCCAGGCTGACGACTGCGTCTCCCTCATCAAGAG CATCCCCACCATGCTCTCAGTCCACTCCGAGCAACTGAACAAGACTGGCTTCCCCACCGTGCATGCTGtagtgctgctggaggggaccATGAACCTCACGGGAGAGACCCAGCCGCTGGTGGAGCAGCTGATGATGGTGAAAAGGATGCAG CGCATCCCCTCCCCGCTCTTTGTGCTGGAGATCTGGAAGGCTTGTTTTGTGGGCCTCATTGAGTCCCCAGAGGGCACGGAGGAGCTGAAATGGACAGCCTTCACCTTCCTGAAG atacccCAAGTCCTGGTTAAACTCAAGAAGTATCCCCAAGGGGAGAAG GATTTCACCGAGGATGTGAACTGTGCCTTCGAGTTCCTGCTGAAGCTGACCCCTCTGCTCGACAAAGCAGACCAGCGATGCAA ctgcGACTGCACGAGTCTCCTCCTGCAGGAGTGCAGCAAGCAGGGGCTGCTTTCAGAGGCCAACATGACCAACCTGATCGCCAAAAG GACAGCAGACAGAGAACACGCTCCGCGCTTGAAATCGGCAGAGAACGCCAACATCCAGCCAAATCCAGGGCTCATCCTGAGGGCTGAGCCGACTGTCACCAACATCCTGAAG accATGGATGCAGATCACTCCAAGTCTCCCGAGGGCTTGCTGGGGGTCCTGGGTCACATGCTGTCTGGGAAGAGCCTGGACTTGCTGctggcagcggcagcagcaaCGGGCAAGCTGAAATCCTTCGCTCGAAAGTTCATCAA GTTGAACGAATTCACGAAGCACATCACTGCAGAAAGCT CCAAAGCAGCCTCCGTTCGGGCCCTGCTCTTCGACATCTCTTTCCTCATGCTGTGCCACGTGGCCCAGACCTACGGCTCGGAG GTGATCCTGTCGGAGTCGAGCCCGCCAGGCGAGGTGCCCTTCTTTGAGACTTGGATGCTGACCTGCATGCCTGAGGAAGGGAAGATCCTCAACCCCGACCACCCCTGCTTCCGCCCGGACTCCACCAAGGTGGAATCCCTGGTTGCCCTCCTCAACAACTCCTCCGAGATGAAGCTGGT gcagatgaagtggcaTGAGGCGTGTCTGAGCATCTCGGCTGCCATCCTGGAGATCCTCAATGCCTGGGAGAACAGCGTCCTCACCTTTGAGTCCATCCAG AAAATCACAGACAACATCAAGGGGAAAGTGTGCAGCATGGCAGTGTGTGCAGTGGCCTGGCTGGTGGCCCACGTCCGCATGCTGGGCTTGGATGAGCGGGAGAAGTCCCTGCAGATGATCCGGCAGCTGGCCACCCCTCTGTACAGCGAGAACACACTGCAGTTCTACAATGAGCG CGTGGTGATCATGAGCTCCATCCTGGAGCACATGTGTGCGGATGTCCTGCAGCAGACGGCCACGCAGATCAAGTTCCCCTCCACGGGCATGGACACCATCCCCTATTGGAACCTGCTGCCCCCCAAGAAGCCCATCAAGGAGGTGCTGATGAGCGTGTTCACCAAGGTGCTGGAGAAGGGCTGGGTCGACAGCCGCTCCATCCATATCTTCGACACCCTGCTGCACATGGGGGGCGTCTACTGGTTCTGCAACAACCTGGTCAAG gagctgctgaaggagACACGGAAGGAGCACACGCTGCGGGCTGTGGAGCTGCTCTATGCCATCTTCTGCCTGGACATGCAGCAGCTGACACTGACCCTGCTGGGCTACATCCTGCCCAACCTGCTCACGGATTCCTCCAAGTGGCACACCCTCATGGACCCACCGGGAAAGGCCCTGGCCAA GCTCTCCGTCTGGTGTGCCCTGAGCTCCTACTCCTCCCACAACAAGGGCCAGGCGTCTGCCAGGCAGAAGAAGAGGCACCGTGAGGATATTGAG GATTACATCAGCCTCTTCCCGCTGGATGACACTCAGCCCTCCAAGCTCATGCGCCTGCTGAGCTCCAACGAGGAGGACGCCAACATCCTCTCCAGCCCCA ATCGCTCGATGAGCAGCTCGCTCTCCGCCTCCCAGCTTCACACCGTCAGCATGAGGGACCCGCTGAACAGGGTGCTAG CAAATCTCTTCCTGCTCATCTCTTCCATCCTGGGGGCCAAGACAGCCGGTACCCACACCCAGTTTGTCCAGTGGTTCATGGAGGAGTGCGTGGACTGTCTGGAGCAGGGCAGCCGTGGCAGCATCCTCCAGTTCATGCCCTTCACCATG GTTTCAGAGCTGGTGAAAGTGTCCACCATGTCCAGTCCCAAAATTGTCCTGGCCATCACAGATCTCAGCCTGCCCCTGGGCCGCCGTGTCGCTGCCAAGGCCATTGCTGCACTGTGA
- the MED24 gene encoding mediator of RNA polymerase II transcription subunit 24 isoform X1, translating into MKVVNLKQAILQAWKERWSDYQWAINMKRFFPRGATWDILNLAEALLEQAMIGPSPNPLILSYLKYAISSQMVSYSTVLTAISKFDDFSRDLCVQSLLEIMDMFCDRLSCHGKAEECIGLCRALMSALNWLLRCAAFYTEKVKETLEQAAAESQLKMCLERLEKMLGSTKNRALIHIAKLEETSSWSTVEQSLVKLGENLNSLSNSPLRSQADDCVSLIKSIPTMLSVHSEQLNKTGFPTVHAVVLLEGTMNLTGETQPLVEQLMMVKRMQRIPSPLFVLEIWKACFVGLIESPEGTEELKWTAFTFLKIPQVLVKLKKYPQGEKQDFTEDVNCAFEFLLKLTPLLDKADQRCNCDCTSLLLQECSKQGLLSEANMTNLIAKRTADREHAPRLKSAENANIQPNPGLILRAEPTVTNILKTMDADHSKSPEGLLGVLGHMLSGKSLDLLLAAAAATGKLKSFARKFIKLNEFTKHITAESSKAASVRALLFDISFLMLCHVAQTYGSEVILSESSPPGEVPFFETWMLTCMPEEGKILNPDHPCFRPDSTKVESLVALLNNSSEMKLVQMKWHEACLSISAAILEILNAWENSVLTFESIQKITDNIKGKVCSMAVCAVAWLVAHVRMLGLDEREKSLQMIRQLATPLYSENTLQFYNERVVIMSSILEHMCADVLQQTATQIKFPSTGMDTIPYWNLLPPKKPIKEVLMSVFTKVLEKGWVDSRSIHIFDTLLHMGGVYWFCNNLVKELLKETRKEHTLRAVELLYAIFCLDMQQLTLTLLGYILPNLLTDSSKWHTLMDPPGKALAKLSVWCALSSYSSHNKGQASARQKKRHREDIEDYISLFPLDDTQPSKLMRLLSSNEEDANILSSPNRSMSSSLSASQLHTVSMRDPLNRVLANLFLLISSILGAKTAGTHTQFVQWFMEECVDCLEQGSRGSILQFMPFTMVSELVKVSTMSSPKIVLAITDLSLPLGRRVAAKAIAAL; encoded by the exons ATGAAGGTGGTGAACCTGAAGCAGGCCATCCTGCAGGCCTGGAAGGAGCGATGGAGCGATTATCAGTGGGCCATAAATATGAAGCGGTTCTTCCCCCGTGGAGCCACCTGGGACATCCTCAACCTGGCAG AGGCTCTTCTGGAGCAGGCCATGATCGGGCCGTCACCGAACCCACTCATCTTGTCCTACCTGAAATACGCTATCAGCTCCCAG ATGGTGTCTTATTCCACAGTCCTGACGGCCATCAGCAAG TTCGATGACTTCTCCCGGGACCTGTGTGTCCAGTCGCTGTTGGAGATCATGGACATGTTCTGCGATCGCCTCAG ctgccacGGCAAAGCAGAGGAGTGCATCGGCCTCTGCCGGGCACTGATGAGTGCCCTCAACTGGCTCCTGCGCTGTGCGGCCTTCTACACCGAGAAGGTGAAGGAGACACTGGAGCAGGCGGCAGCTGAGAGCCAGCTGAAGATGTGTCTGGAGCGGCTGGAGAAGATGCTCGGCAGTACCAAGAACCGCGCCCTGATCCACATCGCGAAGCTGGAGGAGACGT cttcctgGAGCACTGTGGAGCAGTCCCTCGTCAAGCTGGGGGAGAACCTGAACAGCCTCAGCAACTCCCCGCTGCGAAGCCAGGCTGACGACTGCGTCTCCCTCATCAAGAG CATCCCCACCATGCTCTCAGTCCACTCCGAGCAACTGAACAAGACTGGCTTCCCCACCGTGCATGCTGtagtgctgctggaggggaccATGAACCTCACGGGAGAGACCCAGCCGCTGGTGGAGCAGCTGATGATGGTGAAAAGGATGCAG CGCATCCCCTCCCCGCTCTTTGTGCTGGAGATCTGGAAGGCTTGTTTTGTGGGCCTCATTGAGTCCCCAGAGGGCACGGAGGAGCTGAAATGGACAGCCTTCACCTTCCTGAAG atacccCAAGTCCTGGTTAAACTCAAGAAGTATCCCCAAGGGGAGAAG CAGGATTTCACCGAGGATGTGAACTGTGCCTTCGAGTTCCTGCTGAAGCTGACCCCTCTGCTCGACAAAGCAGACCAGCGATGCAA ctgcGACTGCACGAGTCTCCTCCTGCAGGAGTGCAGCAAGCAGGGGCTGCTTTCAGAGGCCAACATGACCAACCTGATCGCCAAAAG GACAGCAGACAGAGAACACGCTCCGCGCTTGAAATCGGCAGAGAACGCCAACATCCAGCCAAATCCAGGGCTCATCCTGAGGGCTGAGCCGACTGTCACCAACATCCTGAAG accATGGATGCAGATCACTCCAAGTCTCCCGAGGGCTTGCTGGGGGTCCTGGGTCACATGCTGTCTGGGAAGAGCCTGGACTTGCTGctggcagcggcagcagcaaCGGGCAAGCTGAAATCCTTCGCTCGAAAGTTCATCAA GTTGAACGAATTCACGAAGCACATCACTGCAGAAAGCT CCAAAGCAGCCTCCGTTCGGGCCCTGCTCTTCGACATCTCTTTCCTCATGCTGTGCCACGTGGCCCAGACCTACGGCTCGGAG GTGATCCTGTCGGAGTCGAGCCCGCCAGGCGAGGTGCCCTTCTTTGAGACTTGGATGCTGACCTGCATGCCTGAGGAAGGGAAGATCCTCAACCCCGACCACCCCTGCTTCCGCCCGGACTCCACCAAGGTGGAATCCCTGGTTGCCCTCCTCAACAACTCCTCCGAGATGAAGCTGGT gcagatgaagtggcaTGAGGCGTGTCTGAGCATCTCGGCTGCCATCCTGGAGATCCTCAATGCCTGGGAGAACAGCGTCCTCACCTTTGAGTCCATCCAG AAAATCACAGACAACATCAAGGGGAAAGTGTGCAGCATGGCAGTGTGTGCAGTGGCCTGGCTGGTGGCCCACGTCCGCATGCTGGGCTTGGATGAGCGGGAGAAGTCCCTGCAGATGATCCGGCAGCTGGCCACCCCTCTGTACAGCGAGAACACACTGCAGTTCTACAATGAGCG CGTGGTGATCATGAGCTCCATCCTGGAGCACATGTGTGCGGATGTCCTGCAGCAGACGGCCACGCAGATCAAGTTCCCCTCCACGGGCATGGACACCATCCCCTATTGGAACCTGCTGCCCCCCAAGAAGCCCATCAAGGAGGTGCTGATGAGCGTGTTCACCAAGGTGCTGGAGAAGGGCTGGGTCGACAGCCGCTCCATCCATATCTTCGACACCCTGCTGCACATGGGGGGCGTCTACTGGTTCTGCAACAACCTGGTCAAG gagctgctgaaggagACACGGAAGGAGCACACGCTGCGGGCTGTGGAGCTGCTCTATGCCATCTTCTGCCTGGACATGCAGCAGCTGACACTGACCCTGCTGGGCTACATCCTGCCCAACCTGCTCACGGATTCCTCCAAGTGGCACACCCTCATGGACCCACCGGGAAAGGCCCTGGCCAA GCTCTCCGTCTGGTGTGCCCTGAGCTCCTACTCCTCCCACAACAAGGGCCAGGCGTCTGCCAGGCAGAAGAAGAGGCACCGTGAGGATATTGAG GATTACATCAGCCTCTTCCCGCTGGATGACACTCAGCCCTCCAAGCTCATGCGCCTGCTGAGCTCCAACGAGGAGGACGCCAACATCCTCTCCAGCCCCA ATCGCTCGATGAGCAGCTCGCTCTCCGCCTCCCAGCTTCACACCGTCAGCATGAGGGACCCGCTGAACAGGGTGCTAG CAAATCTCTTCCTGCTCATCTCTTCCATCCTGGGGGCCAAGACAGCCGGTACCCACACCCAGTTTGTCCAGTGGTTCATGGAGGAGTGCGTGGACTGTCTGGAGCAGGGCAGCCGTGGCAGCATCCTCCAGTTCATGCCCTTCACCATG GTTTCAGAGCTGGTGAAAGTGTCCACCATGTCCAGTCCCAAAATTGTCCTGGCCATCACAGATCTCAGCCTGCCCCTGGGCCGCCGTGTCGCTGCCAAGGCCATTGCTGCACTGTGA
- the MED24 gene encoding mediator of RNA polymerase II transcription subunit 24 isoform X3: protein MIGPSPNPLILSYLKYAISSQMVSYSTVLTAISKFDDFSRDLCVQSLLEIMDMFCDRLSCHGKAEECIGLCRALMSALNWLLRCAAFYTEKVKETLEQAAAESQLKMCLERLEKMLGSTKNRALIHIAKLEETSSWSTVEQSLVKLGENLNSLSNSPLRSQADDCVSLIKSIPTMLSVHSEQLNKTGFPTVHAVVLLEGTMNLTGETQPLVEQLMMVKRMQRIPSPLFVLEIWKACFVGLIESPEGTEELKWTAFTFLKIPQVLVKLKKYPQGEKQDFTEDVNCAFEFLLKLTPLLDKADQRCNCDCTSLLLQECSKQGLLSEANMTNLIAKRTADREHAPRLKSAENANIQPNPGLILRAEPTVTNILKTMDADHSKSPEGLLGVLGHMLSGKSLDLLLAAAAATGKLKSFARKFIKLNEFTKHITAESSKAASVRALLFDISFLMLCHVAQTYGSEVILSESSPPGEVPFFETWMLTCMPEEGKILNPDHPCFRPDSTKVESLVALLNNSSEMKLVQMKWHEACLSISAAILEILNAWENSVLTFESIQKITDNIKGKVCSMAVCAVAWLVAHVRMLGLDEREKSLQMIRQLATPLYSENTLQFYNERVVIMSSILEHMCADVLQQTATQIKFPSTGMDTIPYWNLLPPKKPIKEVLMSVFTKVLEKGWVDSRSIHIFDTLLHMGGVYWFCNNLVKELLKETRKEHTLRAVELLYAIFCLDMQQLTLTLLGYILPNLLTDSSKWHTLMDPPGKALAKLSVWCALSSYSSHNKGQASARQKKRHREDIEDYISLFPLDDTQPSKLMRLLSSNEEDANILSSPNRSMSSSLSASQLHTVSMRDPLNRVLANLFLLISSILGAKTAGTHTQFVQWFMEECVDCLEQGSRGSILQFMPFTMVSELVKVSTMSSPKIVLAITDLSLPLGRRVAAKAIAAL from the exons ATGATCGGGCCGTCACCGAACCCACTCATCTTGTCCTACCTGAAATACGCTATCAGCTCCCAG ATGGTGTCTTATTCCACAGTCCTGACGGCCATCAGCAAG TTCGATGACTTCTCCCGGGACCTGTGTGTCCAGTCGCTGTTGGAGATCATGGACATGTTCTGCGATCGCCTCAG ctgccacGGCAAAGCAGAGGAGTGCATCGGCCTCTGCCGGGCACTGATGAGTGCCCTCAACTGGCTCCTGCGCTGTGCGGCCTTCTACACCGAGAAGGTGAAGGAGACACTGGAGCAGGCGGCAGCTGAGAGCCAGCTGAAGATGTGTCTGGAGCGGCTGGAGAAGATGCTCGGCAGTACCAAGAACCGCGCCCTGATCCACATCGCGAAGCTGGAGGAGACGT cttcctgGAGCACTGTGGAGCAGTCCCTCGTCAAGCTGGGGGAGAACCTGAACAGCCTCAGCAACTCCCCGCTGCGAAGCCAGGCTGACGACTGCGTCTCCCTCATCAAGAG CATCCCCACCATGCTCTCAGTCCACTCCGAGCAACTGAACAAGACTGGCTTCCCCACCGTGCATGCTGtagtgctgctggaggggaccATGAACCTCACGGGAGAGACCCAGCCGCTGGTGGAGCAGCTGATGATGGTGAAAAGGATGCAG CGCATCCCCTCCCCGCTCTTTGTGCTGGAGATCTGGAAGGCTTGTTTTGTGGGCCTCATTGAGTCCCCAGAGGGCACGGAGGAGCTGAAATGGACAGCCTTCACCTTCCTGAAG atacccCAAGTCCTGGTTAAACTCAAGAAGTATCCCCAAGGGGAGAAG CAGGATTTCACCGAGGATGTGAACTGTGCCTTCGAGTTCCTGCTGAAGCTGACCCCTCTGCTCGACAAAGCAGACCAGCGATGCAA ctgcGACTGCACGAGTCTCCTCCTGCAGGAGTGCAGCAAGCAGGGGCTGCTTTCAGAGGCCAACATGACCAACCTGATCGCCAAAAG GACAGCAGACAGAGAACACGCTCCGCGCTTGAAATCGGCAGAGAACGCCAACATCCAGCCAAATCCAGGGCTCATCCTGAGGGCTGAGCCGACTGTCACCAACATCCTGAAG accATGGATGCAGATCACTCCAAGTCTCCCGAGGGCTTGCTGGGGGTCCTGGGTCACATGCTGTCTGGGAAGAGCCTGGACTTGCTGctggcagcggcagcagcaaCGGGCAAGCTGAAATCCTTCGCTCGAAAGTTCATCAA GTTGAACGAATTCACGAAGCACATCACTGCAGAAAGCT CCAAAGCAGCCTCCGTTCGGGCCCTGCTCTTCGACATCTCTTTCCTCATGCTGTGCCACGTGGCCCAGACCTACGGCTCGGAG GTGATCCTGTCGGAGTCGAGCCCGCCAGGCGAGGTGCCCTTCTTTGAGACTTGGATGCTGACCTGCATGCCTGAGGAAGGGAAGATCCTCAACCCCGACCACCCCTGCTTCCGCCCGGACTCCACCAAGGTGGAATCCCTGGTTGCCCTCCTCAACAACTCCTCCGAGATGAAGCTGGT gcagatgaagtggcaTGAGGCGTGTCTGAGCATCTCGGCTGCCATCCTGGAGATCCTCAATGCCTGGGAGAACAGCGTCCTCACCTTTGAGTCCATCCAG AAAATCACAGACAACATCAAGGGGAAAGTGTGCAGCATGGCAGTGTGTGCAGTGGCCTGGCTGGTGGCCCACGTCCGCATGCTGGGCTTGGATGAGCGGGAGAAGTCCCTGCAGATGATCCGGCAGCTGGCCACCCCTCTGTACAGCGAGAACACACTGCAGTTCTACAATGAGCG CGTGGTGATCATGAGCTCCATCCTGGAGCACATGTGTGCGGATGTCCTGCAGCAGACGGCCACGCAGATCAAGTTCCCCTCCACGGGCATGGACACCATCCCCTATTGGAACCTGCTGCCCCCCAAGAAGCCCATCAAGGAGGTGCTGATGAGCGTGTTCACCAAGGTGCTGGAGAAGGGCTGGGTCGACAGCCGCTCCATCCATATCTTCGACACCCTGCTGCACATGGGGGGCGTCTACTGGTTCTGCAACAACCTGGTCAAG gagctgctgaaggagACACGGAAGGAGCACACGCTGCGGGCTGTGGAGCTGCTCTATGCCATCTTCTGCCTGGACATGCAGCAGCTGACACTGACCCTGCTGGGCTACATCCTGCCCAACCTGCTCACGGATTCCTCCAAGTGGCACACCCTCATGGACCCACCGGGAAAGGCCCTGGCCAA GCTCTCCGTCTGGTGTGCCCTGAGCTCCTACTCCTCCCACAACAAGGGCCAGGCGTCTGCCAGGCAGAAGAAGAGGCACCGTGAGGATATTGAG GATTACATCAGCCTCTTCCCGCTGGATGACACTCAGCCCTCCAAGCTCATGCGCCTGCTGAGCTCCAACGAGGAGGACGCCAACATCCTCTCCAGCCCCA ATCGCTCGATGAGCAGCTCGCTCTCCGCCTCCCAGCTTCACACCGTCAGCATGAGGGACCCGCTGAACAGGGTGCTAG CAAATCTCTTCCTGCTCATCTCTTCCATCCTGGGGGCCAAGACAGCCGGTACCCACACCCAGTTTGTCCAGTGGTTCATGGAGGAGTGCGTGGACTGTCTGGAGCAGGGCAGCCGTGGCAGCATCCTCCAGTTCATGCCCTTCACCATG GTTTCAGAGCTGGTGAAAGTGTCCACCATGTCCAGTCCCAAAATTGTCCTGGCCATCACAGATCTCAGCCTGCCCCTGGGCCGCCGTGTCGCTGCCAAGGCCATTGCTGCACTGTGA